A region of Vigna radiata var. radiata cultivar VC1973A chromosome 10, Vradiata_ver6, whole genome shotgun sequence DNA encodes the following proteins:
- the LOC106776060 gene encoding serine/arginine-rich splicing factor SR45a isoform X1: protein MSYSRRSRYSTSPSPLPYKRYGRSVSRSLSRSMSRSRSRSVSRDAENPGNNLYVTGLSPRITKRELEKHFAAEGKVIDVHLVVDPWTRESRGFGFVTMETVEEADRCVKYLNRSVLEGRVITVEKARRRRGRTPTPGKYLGLRTVRGRRRSPSYSPRRSPSYSPYRRSYSRSPYSSDRSRSRSYSPDYGRRRSYSPYYSQRRRSYSPYYSRYRSYVRYDHYRHRSYSRSRSPYSRSPVSMRDRSYSPYDWPDGRPYRRNRYRSVSRSASPNDRYHGRHRYRSVSLSASPRPRRRSRRSYSRSATPVSKRRDSPSVSPRPRRSPSRSSKRSAKYSKQRSRSSSVVASSRSVSRSNTPRSSSPST from the exons ATGTCGTACTCACGGAGGTCAAG GTATTCTACTTCGCCTTCTCCTTTACCATATAAGCGATATGGTAGGTCTGTGTCCAGGTCCCTCTCAAGGTCCATGTCCAGAAGCCGTTCAAG GAGTGTATCAAGGGATGCAGAAAATCCAGGAAACAATCTGTATGTGACAGGATTGTCTCCCAGGATCACCAAGAGGGAACTGGAGAAGCATTTTGCTGCCGAGGGGAAA gtgATAGATGTACATCTGGTGGTTGATCCTTGGACAAGGGAATCCCGTGGGTTTGGTTTTGTGACAATGGAGACTGTTGAGGAGGCCGATAGATGTGTAAAGTATTTGAATCGCTCTGTACTTGAAGGGCGTGTTATTACAGTTGAGAAG GCAAGAAGGCGACGTGGTCGAACCCCAACGCCAGGGAAGTATCTAGGGTTGAGAACTGTTCGTG GGCGACGCCGCTCTCCAAGTTACTCTCCTCGTCGTTCCCCTAGCTATTCTCCTTACAGAAGAAGCTACAGTCGGTCTCCCTATTCTTCAGACCGAAGTAGGAGTCGTTCTTACTCTCCTGACTATGGGCGGAGGCGATCCTATTCTCCATATTACTCACAAAGAAGGAGGTCTTACTCTCCATACTACAGCCGGTACAGGTCTTATGTGCGATATGATCATTATCGACACAGGTCATATTCTCGCTCTCGTTCTCCTTATAGCAGGTCTCCTGTTAGCATGCGTGACAGATCATACTCTCCCTATGACTGGCCGGATGGTCGCCCCTACAGAAGGAACCGTTACAGGTCCGTTTCACGAAGTGCCTCACCCAATGATCGCTATCATGGAAGGCATCGTTACAGGTCTGTTTCTCTCAGTGCCTCACCTAGGCCAAGGAGAAGGTCAAGGAGGAGCTACTCACGGAGTGCCACTCCTGTTTCGAAGAGGAGAGATTCTCCAAGTGTGTCTCCCAGGCCAAGGAGGAGTCCTTCAAGAAGCTCCAAGAGAAGTGCCAAATATTCGAAACAGCGGTCAAGGTCATCCAGTGTGGTTGCAAGTTCAAGATCAGTATCCAGGTCTAATACTCCAAGATCTTCCTCTCCTTCAACATGA
- the LOC106776060 gene encoding serine/arginine-rich splicing factor SR45a isoform X2, whose protein sequence is MSYSRRSRYSTSPSPLPYKRYGRSVSRSLSRSMSRSRSRSVSRDAENPGNNLYVTGLSPRITKRELEKHFAAEGKVIDVHLVVDPWTRESRGFGFVTMETVEEADRCVKYLNRSVLEGRVITVEKFLWQQVSCVKQLFIKLSNHN, encoded by the exons ATGTCGTACTCACGGAGGTCAAG GTATTCTACTTCGCCTTCTCCTTTACCATATAAGCGATATGGTAGGTCTGTGTCCAGGTCCCTCTCAAGGTCCATGTCCAGAAGCCGTTCAAG GAGTGTATCAAGGGATGCAGAAAATCCAGGAAACAATCTGTATGTGACAGGATTGTCTCCCAGGATCACCAAGAGGGAACTGGAGAAGCATTTTGCTGCCGAGGGGAAA gtgATAGATGTACATCTGGTGGTTGATCCTTGGACAAGGGAATCCCGTGGGTTTGGTTTTGTGACAATGGAGACTGTTGAGGAGGCCGATAGATGTGTAAAGTATTTGAATCGCTCTGTACTTGAAGGGCGTGTTATTACAGTTGAGAAG TTTCTGTGGCAGCAGGTTAGCTGTGTGAAGCAGCTCTTCATCAAACTCTCAAATCACAACTAA